A genomic stretch from Malus domestica chromosome 15, GDT2T_hap1 includes:
- the LOC139191659 gene encoding flocculation protein FLO11-like, whose amino-acid sequence MSSSRLSFLHQVAYLPMERGGGRRSSSDLGVVCSRPLRKTEAVAAATAGKKSVVAQKDKPAGRAVLIKRPRQEAGPAIEPSPPAKRVKQLAKKGAREIHVISSHTTTPSASPSPAAGHSGVKKQSASAIETAPARPASVAGESVVLPSVEKAPVSQQAVPTTEGTSPKNPNPTVFVLEESEGSDEVPLARRPHTRQQPPPVSEMAVQTGPSSANRGKRTVEEPTPVAEPLVHSQDQDVPASTEAAAQSAHRQPTVASWEVEFKALISSTTAESSPSAAPTEAADPSALA is encoded by the exons atgtcgtcgtcgagactaTCCTTCCTCCATCAGGTTGCCTACCTCCCCATGGAGCGCGGAGGAGGACGCCGATCTTCGTCAGacctgggggtcgttt GTAGTCGGCCTTTGAGAAAGACGGAGGCAGTTGCCGCTGCTACGGCcgggaaaaaatcggtcgtggccCAAAAGGACAAACCCGCTGGTAGGGCCGTGCTGATcaaacggcctcgccaagaGGCCGGGCCGGCTATCGAGCCTTCCCCGCCTGCCAAGCGGGTCAAACAACTGGCGAAGAAAGgtgcacgggagatccacgttatctccagccacacgacgactcccagtgcttcCCCTTCTCCCGCCGCCGGCCATTCTGGGGTCAAGAAACAGTCGGCTTCGGCCATAGAGACGGCCCCAGCGCGGCCTGCCTCTGTGGCCGGCGAATCAGTTGTACTTCCCTCTGTCGAGAAGGCACCTGTCTCACAACAGGCGGTTCCTACGACCGAGGGAacctctcccaagaatccaaaTCCCACGGTCTTTGTGttggaagagagtgaggggagcgacgaggtcccgctggcgCGTCGTCCTCATACTCGTCAACAACCTCCTCCAGTATCCGAGATGGCGGTTCAAACCGGCCCCTCCTCGGCTAATCGTGGCAAGCGCACGGTCGAGGAACCGACCCCGGTGGCCGAACCTCTCGTTCATTCTCAGGACCAGGACGTCCCTGCCTCCACTGAAGCAGCTGCGCAGTCGGCCCATCggcagccgaccgtg gcttcatgggaggttGAATTCAAAGCTCTCATTTCCAGCACGACCGCAGAGTCTAGCCCTTCGGCCGCTCCGACCGAGGCTGCCGATCCAAGCGCCCTAGCCTAG
- the LOC103456063 gene encoding calmodulin-like protein 3 — protein sequence MMGITGVCSRLLGDLVQAIGGVPSSLTSKGAHIVHEDQRDEYSKCKPQNIATKVDESMARALITVFGMETNGRIKKEKARRVVENLGLIRNEEDQTGFDLPGEDHEVPVEEVLGGLEHNESERNELLREAFKIFDEDGNGFIEAVELKRVLECLGLGSGWEMGQVEKMVKVVDLNMDGKVDFREFELMMG from the coding sequence ATGATGGGAATCACAGGAGTTTGCTCTAGATTACTTGGTGATTTGGTTCAAGCCATTGGAGGAGTCCCATCAAGTTTAACAAGCAAAGGAGCTCACATTGTTCATGAAGATCAACGTGACGAATATTCCAAATGCAAACCACAAAATATTGCAACCAAAGTTGATGAGTCCATGGCAAGGGCACTGATCACAGTGTTTGGGATGGAAACAAATGGAAGAATCAAGAAGGAAAAGGCGCGGCGTGTTGTGGAGAATCTTGGACTAATACGTAATGAGGAGGACCAGACGGGCTTCGATTTGCCGGGGGAAGATCATGAAGTGCCAGTGGAGGAGGTCCTTGGTGGATTGGAGCATAATGAGTCCGAGCGCAACGAGCTCCTGCGCGAAGCATTCAAGATTTTCGACGAGGATGGCAATGGATTCATAGAGGCTGTGGAGTTGAAAAGGGTTTTGGAATGCTTGGGTTTGGGGAGTGGGTGGGAGATGGGCCAGGTTGAGAAGATGGTGAAGGTAGTGGATTTGAATATGGATGGGAAGGTTGATTTTCGGGAGTTTGAGTTAATGATGGGGTAA
- the LOC103431330 gene encoding basic leucine zipper 9 has translation MEQKPRFHVEVHSHTASSPFELKRSPSEVCLGEALEYLLEKPMIGQEAADTQGHRDEKIGELRARDRSFGDTDVFFGDVCAGDHSFGFQNRDIMNGFSSSELTETLLCTQNLTPKNSCISAAMDSQSSICVGSPTSAAKPIGGDNQARGAYSGSSGEQSDEDDFEIEVSPCGDSTEPLDIKRIRRKVSNRESARRSRRRKQAHLADLESQVEQLRGENSTLYRQLTDAFQQFRDADTNNRVMKSDVEALRAKVKLAEDMVARGSMTSNLNQILQGHLGTPQPLNPQNFRGVATHVSPTITIHGEDAPYAGIAVSGQNASFGLGNAGMANSNLSNRMMSDTVSCVSDMWS, from the exons ATGGAGCAAAAGCCCCGTTTCCACGTGGAGGTACACTCCCATACAGCCTCGTCCCCCTTCGAATTGAAGCGGAGCCCGTCGGAGGTTTGTCTTGGCGAGGCCCTGGAGTACTTACTGGAGAAGCCCATGATCGGTCAGGAGGCCGCCGATACGCAAGGGCACCGCGATGAAAAAATCGGCGAACTTCGGGCCAGAGACCGGAGTTTCGGCGATACGGATGTATTTTTCGGCGACGTCTGCGCCGGCGACCACAGCTTCGGTTTCCAAAATCGG GATATAATGAATGGTTTTTCAAGCAGTGAACTGACAGAAACCCTACTCTGCACTCAAAATCTCACCCCAAAAAACTCCTGCATCTCAGCAGCCATGGATTCCCAGTCATCGATTTGTG TGGGCAGTCCAACATCGGCTGCTAAACCGATTGGAGGAGATAACCAAGCAAGAGGAGCCTACAGTGGTTCCTCCGGAGAACAATCGGATGAGGATGATTTCGAGATAGAAGTTAGTCCGTGTGGAGACAGCACAGAACCGCTCGACATCAAACGCATTAGAAG GAAGGTCTCGAACAGGGAGTCTGCTAGGCGATCAAGAAGACGAAAGCAAGCACATCTTGCGGATCTCGAGTCACAG GTTGAACAACTGAGAGGAGAAAATTCAACCTTATATAGGCAGCTAACGGATGCTTTTCAACAGTTCCGTGACGCTGATACAAACAATAGAGTAATGAAATCGGATGTGGAAGCTTTGAGAGccaag GTGAAGCTAGCTGAAGATATGGTTGCTCGGGGCTCAATGACCTCTAATTTGAATCAAATTCTTCAAGGTCATCTAGGCACGCCGCAACCACTCAACCCTCAAAATTTTCGCGGGGTAGCAACACACGTCTCACCAACTATTACCATCCATGGAGAGGATGCTCCGTATGCTGGAATTGCAGTCTCCGGACAGAATGCAAGCTTTGGACTCGGAAATGCTGGTATGGCGAATAGCAATCTGAGTAATCGGATGATGAGCGATACTGTTAGCTGTGTCTCGGATATGTGGTCATAA
- the LOC103456066 gene encoding glycosyltransferase family protein 64 C3-like: protein MNSLPTTIVILIFLFIFCSVGVHVLSLRTLPIDPCNPTAQQDPRTLISDQLTVLINGYSESRIPLLQSIVTTYAASSLVSSILVLWGNPSTLSQTLSQLARNLTDSSFGFSGISVIRQASDSLNNRFLPRPEIKTRAVLVCDDDVEVDPKSFEFAFRMWGSNPDRLVGFFVRSHDIDLSRKEWIYTIHPDKYSIMLTKFMLLKSQYFYRYSCAGRVMASMRKIVDKAQNCEDLLMNFVVADEVNAGPILVGAKRVRDWGDARNDHDDGDGDARRGLTGEVAQVGLSSRKTKHRTRRGECISEFHRVLGRMPLRFSYGKVVNSVGEQGLCQKGGKLVFCDQS, encoded by the coding sequence ATGAATTCGTTGCCAACTACCATTGTGATTCTcatatttttattcattttctgCTCTGTGGGTGTTCATGTGTTATCTCTTCGTACACTTCCGATCGATCCTTGCAACCCTACAGCGCAACAAGACCCGCGAACTCTCATCTCGGACCAGCTAACTGTACTCATCAATGGCTACTCTGAGTCTCGCATCCCACTCCTACAATCCATTGTCACCACATATGCAGCCTCTTCTTTGGTTTCATCCATTCTCGTGCTCTGGGGAAACCCTTCCACCCTGTCCCAGACCTTGTCCCAACTGGCTCGCAATCTCACGGATTCATCCTTTGGATTCAGTGGCATCTCTGTAATCCGCCAAGCATCGGACAGCCTCAATAACCGGTTCCTCCCCAGACCCGAAATTAAGACCCGAGCAGTTTTGGTCTGTGATGATGATGTTGAAGTTGACCCCAAATCCTTCGAATTTGCGTTTAGAATGTGGGGATCAAACCCAGATCGTCTGGTTGGGTTCTTTGTCAGGTCACACGACATAGATTTGTCAAGGAAAGAGTGGATCTACACCATTCATCCAGACAAGTACTCTATCATGCTCACCAAGTTTATGCTTTTGAAAAGCCAGTATTTCTATCGGTACAGCTGCGCAGGAcgggtgatggccagcatgagGAAGATTGTGGATAAGGCGCAGAACTGTGAGGACTTATTGATGAATTTTGTGGTGGCTGATGAGGTTAATGCAGGGCCTATATTGGTAGGAGCCAAGAGGGTTAGGGATTGGGGAGATGCACGTAATGATCAcgatgatggtgatggtgatgcaCGACGAGGATTGACTGGGGAGGTTGCACAGGTGGGTTTGAGCAGTAGGAAAACGAAGCATAGGACGAGGAGAGGGGAGTGTATAAGTGAGTTTCATAGGGTGCTGGGGAGAATGCCTTTGAGGTTCAGTTATGGGAAGGTAGTCAACTCTGTCGGTGAACAAGGGTTGTGTCAAAAAGGAGGGAAATTGGTGTTTTGTGATCAATCATAG